In Brachypodium distachyon strain Bd21 chromosome 2, Brachypodium_distachyon_v3.0, whole genome shotgun sequence, one genomic interval encodes:
- the LOC100823859 gene encoding histone H3.3-like yields the protein MARTKQATRMSTNGKVPRKQPVAKKVARKSALAINRVKKPHRFRPGTVALREIRVYQKITEMLICKLPFQRLVREIVQDIKIDIRFQSSAVSALQEAGEAYLVGLFEDTNLCAIHAKRVTIMPKDIQLARCIRGERA from the coding sequence ATGGCGCGCACGAAGCAGGCAACGAGGATGTCCACCAATGGCAAGGTCCCAAGGAAGCAGCCGGTGGCGAAGAAGGTGGCACGCAAGTCGGCCCTGGCCATCAATAGAGTGAAGAAGCCCCATCGCTTCCGCCCCGGCACTGTCGCGCTCAGGGAGATCCGCGTGTACCAGAAGATCACGGAGATGCTGATCTGCAAGCTGCCATTCCAGCGCCTGGTACGGGAGATCGTGCAAGACATCAAGATTGACATCCGCTTCCAGAGCTCCGCCGTCTCCGCACTGcaggaggccggcgaggcgtACCTCGTCGGGCTATTCGAGGACACCAACCTCTGCGCCATCCACGCCAAGCGCGTCACCATCATGCCGAAGGACATTCAGCTTGCCCGCTGCATACGTGGGGAGAGGGCTTAG